Proteins encoded in a region of the Natronorubrum halophilum genome:
- a CDS encoding aspartate aminotransferase family protein, which produces MTDLERTESHDAGCAEDVEDDSATNADRNESIVDRAREIIPGGAQTGLRAQAYDTGDVAFESASGATLTTVAGEQYTDYHLGFGPIVLGHAHEDVDAAARAAIDDGVLYGAGTAPLEVEVAERLVDLLPSVEMVNFCNSGSEATYHAIRLARAATGNEKILKFEGCYHGWHDYVDVSVYPPVDRVGERYPESDGMLSAAVENTLVAPFNDPDTVEAIVRDHGDDLAAVILEPVPHSVGCLLPRTEFLETLREATAVHDVPLIFDEVISGFRHSPHGVQGEVDVTPDLTCVAKALGNGYPVAAVGGRSDLLAQAGGDNESGVVISGTYSGSLPGLAAARETVDTIVAEDIQAYLTDLGDRYREGLTDLLEDHGIDGRIVGHRSIFTVQFGVDGEPRDYEDVLGLDEERFRAFAAGMRERGHFFTPNPYKRHHLSAAHDESHLESYLDAADAVFTEL; this is translated from the coding sequence GTGACCGATCTCGAGCGGACGGAATCCCACGATGCCGGTTGTGCGGAGGACGTCGAAGATGATTCCGCGACGAACGCAGACCGAAACGAATCGATCGTCGATCGGGCACGCGAAATCATCCCTGGCGGCGCACAGACGGGGCTGCGGGCGCAGGCGTACGACACGGGTGACGTCGCCTTCGAGTCGGCGTCGGGCGCCACGCTGACGACCGTCGCCGGTGAGCAGTACACCGACTACCACCTCGGGTTCGGACCGATCGTTCTCGGCCACGCCCACGAGGATGTCGACGCGGCGGCTCGAGCGGCGATCGACGACGGCGTCTTGTACGGGGCGGGCACGGCACCTCTCGAGGTCGAGGTGGCCGAACGCCTCGTCGATCTCTTGCCCAGCGTCGAGATGGTAAATTTCTGCAACAGCGGCAGCGAGGCGACGTATCATGCGATCCGACTCGCGCGAGCCGCCACCGGTAACGAGAAAATACTGAAGTTCGAGGGGTGTTACCACGGGTGGCACGACTACGTCGACGTCAGCGTCTACCCGCCCGTCGACCGCGTCGGCGAGCGCTATCCCGAGTCCGACGGCATGCTCTCAGCGGCCGTCGAGAACACGCTGGTCGCTCCGTTCAACGATCCCGACACGGTCGAGGCGATCGTCCGCGACCACGGCGACGACCTCGCGGCGGTCATCCTCGAGCCCGTTCCCCACTCCGTCGGCTGTCTGCTCCCGCGAACTGAGTTTCTCGAAACGCTACGCGAGGCGACCGCGGTACACGACGTCCCGTTGATCTTCGACGAGGTCATCAGCGGCTTCCGTCACTCGCCACACGGCGTGCAGGGCGAGGTCGACGTTACGCCCGATCTCACGTGCGTCGCGAAGGCCCTGGGCAACGGCTATCCCGTGGCGGCCGTCGGCGGCCGATCGGACTTGCTCGCTCAGGCGGGCGGGGACAACGAGTCCGGCGTTGTCATCAGCGGGACGTACTCGGGCAGTCTCCCGGGACTGGCCGCTGCACGTGAGACCGTCGATACCATCGTCGCCGAGGATATCCAGGCGTATCTGACCGATCTCGGCGATCGCTACCGCGAGGGACTGACCGACCTACTCGAGGACCACGGCATCGACGGACGGATCGTCGGCCACCGGAGCATTTTCACCGTTCAGTTCGGCGTGGACGGTGAACCCCGTGACTACGAGGACGTGCTCGGACTCGACGAGGAGCGCTTCCGCGCGTTCGCGGCGGGCATGCGCGAGCGCGGCCACTTCTTCACGCCGAACCCGTACAAGCGCCACCACCTCTCGGCCGCTCACGACGAGTCCCACCTCGAGTCGTATCTCGATGCTGCCGATGCGGTGTTCACTGAACTCTGA